cagggtttcgtcaAGGGAATGAGGGAGTGAGAATTACAGAGATTTGGCAGACCCttcttccaggcagagggaacagaaagTACAAAGGACCAAAGATGGAAGTGCCTGTGGTGTGTTCAAGAAGCAGAAAACAGGCCAAAGGGTTGGAGCAGAGTCAGTGAGGGGAAAAGTGGAAGGAAGTACGGTCTGTGAGGTGAGGGTTAGTGGGGCAGATCTCCGGGGACTTTTGTAGTCCCTGGTAGGTGCTTTTAATTTTACTCTGAGTGAAAAGGGAAGTCAGTGGAAGCTTTTAAGTGGAAGAGTAATGTAACCTTTTATAAGAATGAGACTGGCTGCTGGGATGGACTACAAACCCCGGAGGTATCAAGGACAGAAGCATGGAGATCAGTTAGGACGTTACTCTAAATAGTCTGAGCAAGAGATGGTGGTGGCTGGGACCGAGGACGTAGCAGTAGAGGTGAGGAGACTCTAAATAGTCTGAGCAAGAGATGTTGGTGGCTGGGACCGAGGACGTAGCAGTAGAGGTGAGAAGTCATCAGATTCTGGATGTGATGCATAACACTTATTAAACAAATGTATCGCTCAAGTTTAGTTTCCTTCAGCAAGGAGGAATTTGGTGGGCAATGGGTTGGTACAGAAGAATAGACCTGGGTCCTAGTCCCAGCTCTAGACCTCAGTTTCTCCAGtcacaaaatgagaaaaagacctAGTTACCACGAGGAtagaaaactctggtggcgtagtggttaagtgctacagctgctaaccaaagggtcggcagatcaaatccaccaggcgctccttggaaactctgtgggacagttctactctgtcctatcgggtcgctatgagtcagaattgactcgacggcactgggtttatcatGAGGATAAGGTAAGAGTAACTGGAGTCAAGGTTCTTCGAAGAATTCTCCCCTTGCCACTGTTTATGTATAAAGCACATAGTCTTCCCCTCTCTTCTTCAGGTCAATTGATTTCCAACACACTCCCCACATGCTATTTCAAAAACACCCAAACCTCCCTTAACGAGAAAAGGTAGGGGAGAAAATAGCAAACTGGAGAGAAATGTTTCTGTGGCtgctagtttcttttttttctttcagagctTTGTTTACAAGTGGCTggaacaacactgaaaagaaggTATACAACATTCCTGGCATTTCTCCCGACATGATGAAGCTAATTATTGAATATGCATACACCCGGACCGTCCCTATCACACCAGACAACGTGGAGAAGCTGCTGGCTGCTGCAGACCAATTTAACATCATGGGTATTGtcaggggttgctgtgagttcctCAAGTCAGAGCTGTGTTTGGATAACTGTATCGGCATCTGCAAGTTCACAGACTACTACTACTGCCCTGAGCTGAGGCAGAAGGCCTACATGTTCATACTGCACAACTTCGAGGAGATGGTGAAAGTCTCAGCAGAATTCTTAGAGCTCTCAGTCACTGAACTTAAGGATATCATTGAGAAAGACGAGCTCAACGTCAAACAGGAAGATGCTGTGTTTGAGGCCATTTTAAAGTGGATTTCTCATGACCCCCAAAATAGGAAGCAGCATATTTCAGTTTTGCTTCCCAAGGTCAAGTTTAGTTGCTTTTTTGTGGATGCTTAATTGCTCACTCTTGATTCATTTTAGCCCAGAAGGATTGCCCTAAGGGCCACATTCAGATGTACGACAGATTCCAGGGCTGTATCTCCATGCACTTAGATGGACAGTTATTTCCTACTATTCTCCGAACTGTGCATTTCACTTTTCCCTTTCCATTGCTACCTCCTTCTCCTCTAGTTATACTCTTTGAGCAAAATCCTCCCTGGTAGTGGGGGAAGGAGAGGGCAAGGCCTTCAAAATTTTTTATTGGATCTTCCTTTCACCCTTTTTCCATTCTATGAGTTTCCCCAAACCCAAGTTAGAAGTTCAagtaaaaaaatgttcaaaagctaAATAAACCATGAGTATTGCATACAATtgtagacaaaaccaaaaaaacccaaacctgttgccatggagtcgattctgactcatagtggccccacaggacagagcagaactgccccattcggtttccaaggaacacctggtagattcgaactgctgacctttggttagcagctgtagctcttaaccactatgccaccagggtttcccagtagtAGCCAGTTGGTGTTCAATGTTATTGTACAAATAGAGACAGAGACATTCAATTACTAAATAATCACCACAGCTTTTTCTGGTCTTATAGTACTCCCCAGTGGCAGAGGAATGGGCCTTCTAGTTCATTCTTAGCATGTATATGTATAGCACCTCCCCAAAACAAGTATTTAAACTGAGTTATAAAtttcaagacaaaacaaaatacaatccTAGAGCAGTTCAAAGGCAGACCGTAAAACCAGGGTTAAGGATATGGCTTTTCCAGGCATCCTCATCTCATCTGAATGACTTTCTGTATTTCCTTCTTAGGTTCGCCTGGCTCTAATGCATGCTGAGTACTTCATGAACAATGTTAAGATGAACGACTATGTGAAAGACAGTGAGGAATGCAAGCCAGTCATCATTAATGCCCTAAAGGCCATGTATGACCTAAACATGAATGGACCCTCTAATTCTGACTTCACCAACCCACTCACCAGGCCTCGCCTGCCCTATGCCATCCTATTTGCAATTGGTGGCTGGAGTGGTGGGAGCCCCACCAATGCCATTGAGGCATATGATGCTCGGGCAGACAGATGGGTGAACGTCACTTGTGAGGAAGAGAGTCCTCGTGCCTACCACGGGGCAGCCTATTTGAAAGGCTACGTTTATATCATTGGGGGGTTCGATAGTGTAGACTACTTCAATAGCGTTAAGCGTTTTGACCCAGTCAAGAAAACTTGGCACCAGGTAGCCCCAATGCACTCTAGACGCTGCTATGTCAGTGTGACTGTCCTCAGCAATTTTATTTATGCCATGGGAGGATTTGATGGCTATGTGCGTCTCAATACTGCTGAACGCTATGAGCCAGAGACCAATCAATGGACACTCATTGCCCCCATGCACGAACAGAGGAGTGATGCAAGTGCCACAACGCTGTATGGAAAGGTAAAGACCAGCGTGGGAGGGGAAGATTGGAAGCAAAGACCAAGCCTGGAAATGATGGTTATTCTGTTTTTTGGGGTGGCTGTACTCATTTTGCAGTATTGACCCCTTCTTTAAATGACTAAGTGGCCTTATTATTACTTATTAATCAAAAAGCAATGCATGCAAACATGAGGGGAAAAATCCAGATGGTACAGAATGGCATTAAATGAAGTGTTCCCCACACCATACACACTTCCTTTCTCTCTACACCCCAGAGGTGACAATTTTCATACCCTTCATACTCTCTTCACACAGGTCTACATATGTGGTGGGTTTAATGGGAACGAATGCCTGTTTACAGCAGAAGTGTACAACAGCGAGAGTAATCAGTGGACAGTCATAGCGCCCATGAGGAGCAGGAGGAGTGGCATAGGTGTAATTGCTTATGGAGAACACGTATATGCTGTAAGTTCCTCTAGTACCACAACACAAATGATTAACCCctagattttatatttgcaaATAGGTTTACCCTAACATAGGCAAGCATTtgaaaacccttttttttttttaatggtacataGCAGAAGGGGGAGGTACAAAACCACTGATCCTCCCCAGCTAGGCCCTTCTCAGTAAACAGAAGCAATGGCTAACAGCATTTCTTTTGTAAACTACAGGTAGGCGGTTTTGATGGAGCCAATCGACTCAGGAGTGCAGAAGCCTACAGCCCAGTGGCTAATACTTGGCGCACGATTCCCACTATGTTTAATCCTCGTAGCAATTTTGGCATTGAGGTGGTGGACGACCTCTTGTTTgtggtgggtggctttaatggcTTTACTACCACCTTTAATGTTGAGTGCTACGATGAGAAGACTGATGAGTGGTATGATGCTCATGACATGAGCATATACCGCAGTGCTCTGAGCTGCTGTGTGGTACCAGGGCTGGCCAATGTTGGGGAATATGCAGCTAGACGGGACAACTTCACAGGATTAGCACTGCGAGATGAAGTAAAGTATTCCGCTTCGACAAGTACCCTACCTGTATGAGCCTCTTCATTTAGCTAATAAAAAGTCTAAGCAATAagaattaattctttttttaaataaatgcagtGTTTAAATTTGTAAGAGTACTAAAAAGTGTTCAACTTAAGGGAGTCAGGATTGGATGAACGAGGGaacaggaggaaaggaagaaggcaCTTATAGTTAACAGTgtataattaaaaaggaaaaaaaaatacagtacaaaCCAGCTCTAAAGAAATATGTTTATTTAAAACTTACATTGAAATGATTAGTAGCTTTAACATAGAACAAGAGAGCTTTAGGAACATAAAGCAAGCTGTTTTACAATGTAATGTCTCAGGCTGTCCTAAATACTGCATCTCCTCTGACTTCAGGGAGAGAGACAAGATGACACTTTCAGTAGAGTAGAAGCCTGGATACTGCTAGGCCAAAGAACTCACTGGATTAACTCAGACAAagtatttattttacaaatagcTCAATGAGTCCTAGCACATGGATCATAAGATCTCTGAACAGCTAGCAAGCACTACTTTTCACCAGTGCATTTCGAGGGGGGTTAACAAGTGCTCTATTGTATGTGCTTCACTGTAAGACACTGGTCGTAATGATCATATAGAGTAAGACAGAAGCCCACAAAGGTAGTCAACAAAGAGCAGGAATTTGGCTAATTAACTTCCTTGAAGCAAAATGACTACTATATTATGTTAGTTACTATATCACATGACTTGACCATGAGCTGTTTTGTTTTCAATAACCAAAAAGTATAATGTAAGCACTGTAACAAAAACGGACTTTTTCTCAAGAAAGTAAACTGGAGTGATGTGACAAAATGTATGTCAAAAAAAGAGACTAAATTGTTTCTCAAATATTCTCCAGTTAAATGGCAACCTGTAAGCACCTTATTTTTCTAGTGTAAGCAGAGAACTTACTTCACAATTCTGTATATTTTCAAAGACATGAAATACGGTCAATCTATCCTTTTATGTAAGCTTCATTTGAGGAAAGTACAAAAAGTCCCTTTAGATTAGACCAAGtaattaaaatgtacaattcagctTACTCCTACCTACAGTGTAGTGTTGTTATTAGAACTGTGAAGCAGAGAATGAAGTATTTTAAACATATCACATGCTACACTATTTAGTCGAGAGAGAAacataaaggggaaaaaagtgaCCTAGAAGCTACTTTACCAGCAGCctgaaaggtttaaaaaaaaaaaaaacaaaaacccacacatCTTCATTTACACTATCTTTTCAGCTTCAAACGGAATTCTGTTCTATATAAAAAGGGACAgtactttaatttttttggtcCCAGAAATATTATATAAAACTACGTGATCAAAAAACTGATGTCAATGACTGAGCAAAACAATTATTTTTCAactgacacagcaaaagcaaagtTGAATATCAAGATACACAAGACTAATCATGCAAACAACTGCAAGTGAGATGCATTACTTAAACACTAAGCTCATGACTGACATTCTCAGTATACACCattggctgttttttttgtttttttttttttttaaacatggtgGGATAGGTATAGTTGAAGGATACCCATTCTAAGATGTAAGTGGTCTCATTCAAAGTTAGAGTTATTACTTTTTGGCATAATCAATTCCTCCCTCTTCcacaaaataaaaagcaacaaaacaaaGTTGGCATGAATACATGTTAAACTGTAGTTTTAAAGCCATGTTTTTGACTACTCAGATTACCACAATCTTTAAGTTTTTATCAAAAAGGAAATTTCTCTCCCAAAGAGCCACCTTCGGTCTTGGTTATCATAATGAGAACCTTTCCAAACAATCTGGGAAGTTATTTACGATTTAGAATTTCAGAATGTCAGCCTTGAACAGATTTAAACAAATCTGGTTTCTTTCCATATTAACAAGTTAGTTAGGATATTTCAGAAACACAAGTTATTGATGTGAAATCACACATGTGAATTCAAATGTGACAATTAGGAATTCAGTAGTCAGGAAAACCTGCACACATCATCATGCAATGAAGGACTTACCCCTTCTTTTCAGCCATGGCCTAGGCTGCCTGCTGAGTTAAAAAACAACAGTTTCAATCAAGGTTTCAAAACCAGATTATACCTAAATCTTACGAGTTATAATCTATGCCACATCatgtgaaaagaaagaaagaaagaaaaaaactctacAAATAACTTGGTAATGGCTGTCTCAGAAGACAACtctgagacaaaaaaaaagaaaaaacacttacATCATACCCTTCTGGAGAGAAACTAGTGTTCCAGGGAGTGACTAAGTTATTTcaacatgaccaaaaaaaaagtttgttatgtgtctaaaagaaagaaatgagaactTCTTCAATGAGCTTTTCTTACTTGCATATACCTCTTATAACTTAGAAAAAGTTGAATTAGCACTTATCAGAATCCAAATGGCTTTTACTAAAATACTACAAATAAATGGAAATCAAAAAACAAGGAGAGGTGGGGTAGAATAACAAAGCCTCACCTAGGAGCAGACTTGCAGCTTTCCCCCCAGTCTCAATTAAACGGTTTTAAAGCATATTTCCAACATGTTTATCGAAAAGCCTTGTCTCAGGCAGGGATACTTAGAAATTTCAGGAAGGTTCTTAGCAGAGGGTCCAAGGGATAAAACATTAATAGTCTTGCAGCAAATGCAGAGTCAAAATTTCCGgttgggcttttttctttttatgtttgatCACACAATTACTAAGAAAGTTGGCTTTAACTATAatggactagaaaaaaaaaaatcactgcactTGGAATTCAACTTCTAGAGTAGTATACTAGAATGTCTAAGAAGGTGAAGACATTctgtaaaaaacaagaaaaatttacTGGACCCACATTGCAAACCATTAGAGCAGGATCTCTTCCTGCTAAAGGCCAAGTCCTTTCTCTGTTAACTAGGAAGGGGTCAACCTGAGTGCTGATGTGTATAAAGCTCCGGAGTGTCTAAGAGAAGCAGATGAACGCACAAACAAACATGAAACACAATTGCAGGGGTAAGGTTTTAACAGCCAGAATTATGCAAGCAAGTTCAGTATTCTGGGCTCAGTCAAAGTTCCAATGAAAGCCTAGGGCAACTGGATAAACTATCGTCACAATCAGGGCCAAGGTATAAAGGAGTGTCTCTTCAGCAACATTTCTCTAAATTGGTACTTCCTTTCCATTTTGAAGAAAGTTTCTTTAGGAAAGGAATGAGGATTCTACAGACTATACATTACAGCAAAAATTAAAAGTGAAGGCGTTGAGTATCGATTGTCATAAGCATTATTCACACTCATTAACTTATCCTCAAATAAGCCTGCAACTTCTGAAAAAagttgaaaattttttaaatgcttttgatTTTCCAGTTTACACTAATAATACTTTTCTTCCTATAGAAACATATTTCACATATGTAACTTCCTATGTGTTCAATCAGTTAAAGGATAGTACCATATTGtacacaaataacgcacaccttctacattCGTTTGTCAACCGCTCCCTCCCCAAGACGTATTTTTTTAAGTGTcgctatgccagttttttttccatgttgctgtaaaaaaagaaCTAGCATAGTGCACTTAAAACACCTTGCAGGAGGAggcagtggttggcaaacaaatgtagaaggcatgcgttatttgcataaaaatatggtaacttTTGCCAATTACCATCATCTCAGCTTGACGGCTTGAAGTCTACAACACAgttcttaaataaataaaaaatattcaaaaatgcATGAGTCAATCACAAGTTTTTCATCAGTCATCTCTTCTAGAAATAAACACGTACAACAAAACATCAACACAAACGTTCTGAAATCATCTTGCTGAAGATTTGtgctttttccttcaaatttCAGTCTCACTATTGCACACGCCTTCTGCAGAAGAGGGCTCAATGCATAAATTCTCATCTTGTCAGAATCAACCGTTCAGGAAAAAACGAAGAGGAAAATCAAAGTCAATGTGCAAATAAAACTGGTGCTTAAAGCCTGTTCAAAATGTAAGTTCCTAAGACAAAAGAGTTATAACTTATTGGCCAGAAACTGCCAAGTAACTGCACCTGATTTTTCCACTTGTCTTTAATAAGATCTTATTTAGCTAGTACACACATACAAACCCAGGACAGATAAAGATCACAAGCTAACAAAAGTTGCCGCGTATGGAACTGAGTTCCCCATTCTTCAGTTTTTAACTGCTTTTCCTTTACACTGGATAATACTGTAATCAGTTCAGGTAGAAAATAAGTTATCAACATACTTTTTCTAGTAACAGTTTGGATCGCTTCAGCCTCACGAAAGCATGTGTAACTGTTTTAAGCTGCACCTACTAGAGAACCTAGCATTCAATCTGAGAGCTTGGCACTCGTCGCATGTTTAGGGCATGGCGATGAATTTCTTGCATCTGTCTGATCCGGTCCTTCTGCCACATTAAGTTTTGAGGCATAGGGTATCGCTGTGTGCCATGCAAGTACCGGTATGGGATTCTCACGTGGCAAGCAGTGGCTCTACAACGAGGCTGTGGCATGGGAGGAAGAAGCATCCACCTCTTTCTCTCAGCACAGTATCGGTAGGCTTCTTTCCGATACTGTTTGTCAATATCATCGCTGTTTTTCCAGCCTCCGATAATGAAAACATCATCTTTGTAATAGCAAATGGCTGCTCCTTCAATGCTTAGGACTTCTGGAGGTAAGCTTTCAAGGATCTCATCAGAaacctggctggcaatttttcgcACCGCCTCTTCATTCTCTAACGAGTAACTCTTAGGACAGCAGGATGCTGTCTGGTAAAAGTTTGAATTAACCACAGACATTTGGAAAAAGCAGTAATTGTCAATAAGTGGCAAAGACTCCACATCTTGCCACTGTCGAGTCTCTGTGTCGTAACAAGTAATTACAGCCTTTAATCCGTCTTCGGTGTCACGATCCACAGGAGTGCGGGCAGCGATGTACACAAACCGGTCTTCAATGGCAAGTGCTTTGACATCTCGAAGAATCTTTGGTGCTGATTCCAAGTTGTGCCATTTATCAAGCTCAGGGTTATAAACAGTCACATCTTTAAAGCCAGGACTAAAGTTGCCATGTCCTCCAATGCTATAGAGCTTTCCTTtgacttctgttagcccaaaagaatgctttcttgtCATCAGACTACAAACATGTTCCCACGTATTCAAATTTGGGTTATACCTTTCCACAGTTTTAGCAAACCCTGGTTCCATTGATCCAGCAACATATACGTAGGATTCTGTTACTGCAACCGCGTGTCCATCGAGGTGATTATGAATATGAGGCAGGTTTACCCATCTGTCCTCGTCAACAAAATATCCCACACATTCACTTAAATAGTCCCCCCCTTCTGACACGCCTCCAATAACCATGATCACGTCCATGTTTTGCCCATAGCGAGGTAATAAAGAGACATGAGAAGCGGGGTGCTGGAATGTTCCAGACTGTATGTTCTCAGCTCTCAGGGCATGCCTCTCCACTGCATCTGCCACCAGCTTGACACAAACTTCATTATTGGCCACCAGCCTCTCTGGTTTGACATGCCGAGTAAGATAAGTCGGTTTCATCTGGGACAATCTGAGCAATTTAAAGAGTTCTTCaaagtatctctctctctcttcggCATTTCTCTGAACCCACTTTAAAACTGTTTCAAAGAGAACCTCTTCAGAATCAACCGTAATTTCCAAGTCTGAAAGCCAGTCTCGAATGAGATGGAAAGGTAAAGTATAAAATTCTTCATCCTGAATTACTTTGTGGAAATTTCTCCGTATCATATCAGCAGCTTTCAGAGCAAGTTGGCTCAGGGTGTACATGTGAGCTAAGCTGTGAATGGCCACACAATTAGAGAGATGAAGTTTTTTCTTGAGaaattctccacaaaattctTTTAAACGAATTAATAAAAacctaaaataaagaaaaagaaaggattaaTTTCCCCATGTGCATATTTCACGAGGTTGCATTTTGAGAGCGTATGAGTTGCATAAATTGAAATGGTGAGATTCATTTCACCTTAGACACAACATCTGAAAAAGCAAATCCTCAAATTAAAAAGTATTATGCTGAAAAAAGTATGTTTAAAAGCATAAATATAAACTacctttatatataaaaatatttaaatattatttatatcaCTGTTTATAGATAACTATATATGATTTCTATATAACATACAATTATACACAAAGTGGAGTTCTGAATTATGTAACAACGACAAAGTGGAACACATCCTCTAACAAAATACAACTGTCCCATGCTTTATTTTCACTGGAATTTGCTCTCTACAAATCCCAATCCAGACTTGCCCCTGCTATCCTGTCTTAATCTCTTGCCATCACCAGCCTCTTAAATGGGGCAGGGTCTCAGGGAAGAGATTTTATTAAACATCGACTATATGGTATAATCATTCCCCATCTagcagtttgtcctactgtggtggcttgtctgttgctgtgatgctggaagctatgccacccagtatttcaaataccagcagggtcacccatggtggacaggtttcagaggaacttccGAACAAGGACAGACGAGGAAgcatggcctggtgatctacatctgaaaattagccagtgaaaaccctatggatcacgatggAACAAtgtcttgcttgcttgctttggacacttcatcaagagggaggagggatcaatcactggaagaagatatcatgtttggtgaagtagagggccagcgaaggcAAGGGAGAACTTGCTGGGATGGATTAACACAACAGCCGCAACGAAGGACTCTAACATGCCAATGATAATGAAGATGATACAGGACTAGGCATGaggttgtacataaggtcgtcgtgagtcagagtcaactcaacagcagctatcaaTCTATCCATCTATGTGGTATAAAGTAAGGGCCAAGCAGGACCTATGACTCCTTGGAGGGTCTGTTTGGTCAGATTACCAGAAAGAACAGCAGTCTAGGCTTTGTGTTAGAGGTTTTAATCTTCTTTTCAACAGAGCTTTCTCCTTGGGCAGCTGGGTTCCCATTAAAGCAGGGATGACAAAGACAAACTTCTGAAGAAGACAGGACACAAAACATATAGTGCACACGTAAGGAAAGtccaggttaaaaaaacaaaagacagtgGTTTGGCATGTAGGTTTTCCGTCCACATATATTCATTTAAagttaaattaaaacaaaaacaaaggtttCAGACAAACTCATATATCTGGCAGCACTGAGCCGTGAGGGTAGCCAATTTGAGACgaccacttaaaaaaaatcctccaatggaccgtgatttcaggggacatctaggtcaattggcataacaaagtttattaagaaaacgttctgcattccactttggtgagtggcatctggggtcttaaaagctcgcgtGTGGCCATttatgatgcatcaattggtctcaacccacctggagcaaatgagaatgaagaacatcaaagacacaaggaaaatattagcccaagagacaaaagggccacataaaccagagactccatcagcctgagaccagaagaactagatggtacccagctaccaccaatgatcaccctgacagggtacacaacaaagagtccctgatggagcagaagaaaagtagggtgcagagctcaaattctagtaaaaaagaccagatcaatggtctggctgagacggGAGGGACCCAAGGGGACATGGCCCCCgaactctgttagcccaaaactaaaaccatgcccgaagccaactcttcagacaaagattagacaggactataagacatagAATGACATCgtgaagactgtgcttcttagctcaaggaaatacatgagactaagtgggcagctcctgtctggaagtgagatgagaaggcagaaaggcacaggagctggttgaatggacacaggaaatccagggcggaaaagaggagtgtgctgtcacattacagggagagcaactagggtcacataacaatgtgtgtataagtttttgtaggaAAAACTaaactgtgaactttcacttaaagcacagttggaaaaaaaaaaaaaaaaaaatcccccaaatGGCAAACCTTAGACAATATAGGGATGATTTCTTCAGGCCAGCCACATTCAATTTGGTAACCATttgttatcatcattattatgcTTAATAACTAACTAtgatataaagatgaataagacaggcTCCCTTCACCTTGTTCAAGGAACATATCATCTTagagagaaaacaaatacaaGGTGGAGTGCCTGGGGCTGTAGTGGCTCCCAAACATGTCTAGGTGCTGGAGTCATCTGGGAAGTTGAACCAGTTAGATATATATAATTCCTAGGCTTCCTGCATCCCCACCTGGAGCCCCTGTTTTTGGCAGGCACTCTGGGTAATTCTGAGGTAGCATCCCTTAGGCAAGTGTTTGGAAATACTGCTCTCTGTGAAAATAGTAACAACTGTCACATAACATTTGCCATGTGCAAGGCATCATGTTGGGTTCTTCCTATCATTTCTAATCCCTACCTGATAACTGCCCTGCAGGGAAGGTATCATCACCAACAGATTCCATgcgggaggaggaaaggggaaccCTGCCTCAGAGCTGATGGAAGATTATACATGATGTTGCAgggcacttagaacagtgcctgatacagGGCAGCAGCTCAgcagctgacagacagagagaaaTTTCAAGCAAATTG
The window above is part of the Elephas maximus indicus isolate mEleMax1 chromosome 19, mEleMax1 primary haplotype, whole genome shotgun sequence genome. Proteins encoded here:
- the KLHL11 gene encoding kelch-like protein 11 — translated: MAAAAVAAAAAAAAAASLQVLEMESMETAAAGSAGLAAEVRGSGTVDFGSGPGISAMEASGGDPGPEAEDFECSSHCSELSWRQNEQRRQGLFCDITLCFGGAGGREFRAHRSVLAAATEYFTPLLSGQFSESRSGRVEMRKWSSEPGPEPDTVEAVIEYMYTGRIRVSTGSVHEVLELADRFLLIRLKEFCGEFLKKKLHLSNCVAIHSLAHMYTLSQLALKAADMIRRNFHKVIQDEEFYTLPFHLIRDWLSDLEITVDSEEVLFETVLKWVQRNAEERERYFEELFKLLRLSQMKPTYLTRHVKPERLVANNEVCVKLVADAVERHALRAENIQSGTFQHPASHVSLLPRYGQNMDVIMVIGGVSEGGDYLSECVGYFVDEDRWVNLPHIHNHLDGHAVAVTESYVYVAGSMEPGFAKTVERYNPNLNTWEHVCSLMTRKHSFGLTEVKGKLYSIGGHGNFSPGFKDVTVYNPELDKWHNLESAPKILRDVKALAIEDRFVYIAARTPVDRDTEDGLKAVITCYDTETRQWQDVESLPLIDNYCFFQMSVVNSNFYQTASCCPKSYSLENEEAVRKIASQVSDEILESLPPEVLSIEGAAICYYKDDVFIIGGWKNSDDIDKQYRKEAYRYCAERKRWMLLPPMPQPRCRATACHVRIPYRYLHGTQRYPMPQNLMWQKDRIRQMQEIHRHALNMRRVPSSQIEC
- the KLHL10 gene encoding kelch-like protein 10, whose protein sequence is MEMESTAASTRFHQPHMERKMSAMTCEIFNELRLEGKLCDVVIKVNGFEFNAHKNILCSCSSYFRALFTSGWNNTEKKVYNIPGISPDMMKLIIEYAYTRTVPITPDNVEKLLAAADQFNIMGIVRGCCEFLKSELCLDNCIGICKFTDYYYCPELRQKAYMFILHNFEEMVKVSAEFLELSVTELKDIIEKDELNVKQEDAVFEAILKWISHDPQNRKQHISVLLPKVRLALMHAEYFMNNVKMNDYVKDSEECKPVIINALKAMYDLNMNGPSNSDFTNPLTRPRLPYAILFAIGGWSGGSPTNAIEAYDARADRWVNVTCEEESPRAYHGAAYLKGYVYIIGGFDSVDYFNSVKRFDPVKKTWHQVAPMHSRRCYVSVTVLSNFIYAMGGFDGYVRLNTAERYEPETNQWTLIAPMHEQRSDASATTLYGKVYICGGFNGNECLFTAEVYNSESNQWTVIAPMRSRRSGIGVIAYGEHVYAVGGFDGANRLRSAEAYSPVANTWRTIPTMFNPRSNFGIEVVDDLLFVVGGFNGFTTTFNVECYDEKTDEWYDAHDMSIYRSALSCCVVPGLANVGEYAARRDNFTGLALRDEVKYSASTSTLPV